In the genome of Treponema pedis, one region contains:
- a CDS encoding helix-turn-helix domain-containing protein, protein MDYYTSYKNSKDPSLLRKELVSYAINCGNKKAAHHFQTTVKTVRKWRKRWDEKKGAGLNDRSKKPEKSPRMMKMYWQFKIKSIAEKAAADNKRINGAMIKQEYSIPYSGKTIVKYLKQYYKLPDKKTHRDRNCRGRLKINTVHLKKYK, encoded by the coding sequence ATGGATTATTACACATCTTATAAAAACAGTAAAGACCCCTCATTGTTAAGAAAAGAACTGGTCAGCTATGCGATAAACTGCGGCAACAAAAAAGCTGCACACCACTTTCAAACTACCGTAAAAACGGTAAGAAAATGGAGAAAACGATGGGATGAAAAAAAAGGCGCAGGTCTTAATGACCGGTCTAAAAAACCTGAAAAAAGTCCCCGCATGATGAAGATGTATTGGCAATTCAAGATTAAAAGCATAGCAGAAAAAGCGGCAGCCGATAATAAACGCATTAACGGTGCAATGATTAAACAAGAGTATAGCATTCCTTACTCCGGTAAGACAATCGTCAAATACTTGAAACAATACTACAAACTCCCAGACAAAAAAACGCATCGGGATCGGAACTGCCGCGGGAGATTAAAAATAAATACCGTGCATTTGAAAAAATACAAGTAG